The following proteins come from a genomic window of Brevibacillus antibioticus:
- a CDS encoding MFS transporter, with protein MSKPYKKVFWAAGFGWMFDAMDVALLSFIMVALRQEWGLTGEAAGLLGTGNLVGMAIGAIAGGYLADRIGRKPVFLLTLVLFGLASFASAFATGFATMLLFRFLMGLGLGAELPVASTLVNEFAPPEKRGSTVVLLESFWAVGWIAAAVISYFIIPEYGWRVAVMIGALPVVYALFARRSIPESPQFQKQAEKIPVTTLLTSHRTETITLWVVWFAIAFSYYGMFLWMPSVLVDKGFTMIKSFQYVLIMTLAQLPGYFAAAYLVEKWGRKWTLATFLFMTGVMAFAFGQSSGTMELLVTGAFLSFFNLGAWGALYAYTPENYPTPLRATGSGMASGVGRIGSIIAPYLVGYYSSHHYSYTFIFSVFTAVLIVGAIVLLMYGRETKVLANSGPRTGQA; from the coding sequence ATGTCAAAGCCTTACAAAAAAGTTTTTTGGGCAGCCGGTTTTGGCTGGATGTTCGATGCCATGGATGTTGCACTTTTATCTTTTATTATGGTGGCATTACGACAGGAATGGGGTTTGACAGGGGAAGCGGCCGGGCTCTTAGGGACGGGCAATCTCGTAGGTATGGCGATTGGGGCGATTGCAGGTGGCTATTTGGCTGACCGGATTGGACGCAAGCCAGTGTTTTTGCTCACCTTGGTCTTATTTGGCTTGGCGAGCTTTGCGAGCGCTTTCGCAACGGGTTTTGCGACCATGCTGCTATTCCGCTTCTTGATGGGACTCGGTTTGGGTGCTGAGCTGCCGGTAGCCTCGACGCTCGTAAACGAGTTTGCGCCACCGGAGAAGCGAGGGAGTACGGTTGTGCTGTTGGAGAGCTTTTGGGCGGTCGGTTGGATCGCGGCAGCCGTCATATCGTACTTCATCATTCCGGAATACGGCTGGCGCGTGGCTGTTATGATCGGGGCGTTGCCCGTCGTGTACGCCTTGTTTGCCCGGCGAAGCATTCCTGAATCTCCGCAGTTTCAAAAGCAGGCCGAGAAGATTCCTGTTACAACGCTGTTGACGTCCCATCGGACAGAGACGATTACGCTGTGGGTCGTCTGGTTTGCGATTGCGTTCTCGTATTACGGCATGTTTTTATGGATGCCATCTGTTTTGGTCGACAAAGGCTTTACAATGATCAAAAGCTTTCAGTATGTACTGATCATGACGTTGGCCCAACTGCCAGGCTATTTCGCGGCAGCCTATCTCGTGGAAAAATGGGGACGGAAATGGACGCTGGCGACCTTCTTGTTCATGACTGGTGTGATGGCCTTCGCTTTTGGACAAAGCAGTGGCACCATGGAGCTGTTGGTGACGGGAGCCTTCTTGTCCTTCTTTAATCTGGGTGCTTGGGGTGCTTTGTACGCGTACACGCCGGAAAATTATCCGACACCGCTGCGCGCTACCGGTTCTGGTATGGCATCTGGTGTCGGAAGAATCGGCAGTATTATCGCGCCATATCTCGTCGGTTACTACTCCTCGCATCATTACAGCTACACGTTCATTTTTAGTGTATTTACCGCGGTGTTGATCGTGGGAGCTATCGTCCTGCTCATGTACGGACGAGAAACAAAAGTCCTTGCTAATTCGGGGCCTCGTACAGGCCAAGCATAG
- a CDS encoding helix-turn-helix transcriptional regulator, producing MRADRLLTILLLLQNHGRMTSKQLAERLEVSERTVHRDMEALSASGIPVYALRGADGGWALAEGYRSNLTGMKIDELQSLLVASPAALLNDLGLHENYEAAFLKLLSALPKTVQQDAIHVRQLLHIDGAGWHESTETFPFLSTVQDAVWLSRKLFIRYMREDMAVERIVCPLGLVAKRSIWYLVAKVDEDMRTYRISRLLDAQLLDDSFLRPSDFDLASYWEQSTLDFKSSLPRYPARLLVKKETLPAVKQERYIKIASTHAVTDDWMEAEVEFHTLASACSLVLSFGPHIQVVEPQELKREVIEQVRAMLGLYEAPN from the coding sequence ATGCGGGCAGATCGACTCCTTACGATCTTGTTACTCTTGCAAAACCATGGTCGCATGACTTCCAAGCAATTAGCAGAAAGGCTGGAGGTGTCCGAGCGAACCGTTCATCGTGATATGGAAGCTTTGAGTGCGTCAGGCATTCCCGTCTATGCGCTGCGCGGTGCAGATGGGGGCTGGGCTTTGGCAGAAGGGTATCGCAGTAATTTGACCGGAATGAAGATAGATGAGCTGCAATCACTGCTCGTAGCCTCCCCTGCTGCCTTGTTGAATGATCTCGGGCTACATGAAAACTATGAAGCTGCTTTTCTCAAGCTGCTGTCCGCGCTGCCCAAAACCGTTCAGCAGGATGCCATCCATGTACGTCAGCTCCTTCATATCGATGGGGCTGGCTGGCATGAATCGACGGAGACGTTTCCTTTCTTGTCTACTGTTCAAGATGCCGTATGGCTCTCCCGCAAGCTGTTCATTCGTTACATGCGCGAGGATATGGCCGTAGAGCGCATTGTTTGCCCGCTCGGACTCGTCGCCAAGCGAAGCATTTGGTATTTGGTCGCAAAAGTGGACGAGGACATGCGAACGTACCGGATTTCACGACTATTGGATGCACAACTCCTAGATGATAGCTTCCTCCGCCCAAGCGATTTCGACCTCGCTTCTTATTGGGAACAATCCACTTTAGACTTCAAGTCCAGCCTCCCACGTTATCCTGCGCGGTTGCTCGTCAAAAAAGAGACATTGCCTGCCGTAAAACAGGAGCGTTATATAAAAATAGCTTCCACCCACGCCGTAACAGACGACTGGATGGAAGCAGAGGTTGAATTTCATACACTTGCGTCAGCATGCTCGCTCGTACTCAGCTTCGGCCCGCACATTCAAGTGGTAGAGCCACAAGAATTGAAACGTGAGGTCATAGAGCAGGTGCGTGCTATGCTTGGCCTGTACGAGGCCCCGAATTAG
- a CDS encoding SDR family oxidoreductase: MKPLQGKVAVVAGGTRGAGRGIAVSLGEAGATVYVTGRTVRGQHSDMARQETIEETAELVTASGGIGIAVRVDHTQEEEVKALFERVKAEQNGQLDLLVNDIWGGDPLTHWGTPFWEQPLADGLLMQERAIRTHLITSHYAVPLMVAQKKGLIIEITDGIDYRYRGNLYYSLAKISTIHLAASMAEDLRPHGVTALALTPGFLRSEAMLDHFGVTEETWREAAKQDKHFLMSETPTYIGRAVVALASDPAVAEKTGKTLSTWGLSDEYPFTDRDGSRPHWGNYAEEQGFYR, translated from the coding sequence ATGAAACCATTACAAGGCAAAGTAGCAGTGGTAGCAGGAGGAACAAGAGGAGCAGGACGGGGGATTGCGGTCAGTCTGGGAGAAGCAGGGGCGACGGTATATGTGACGGGACGGACGGTGCGTGGTCAGCACTCTGATATGGCACGACAGGAGACGATTGAAGAGACAGCAGAGCTCGTGACGGCAAGCGGCGGAATCGGGATCGCTGTGCGAGTCGATCATACGCAGGAAGAAGAGGTAAAAGCGTTGTTTGAGCGAGTAAAAGCGGAGCAAAATGGACAGCTCGATCTTTTGGTCAATGACATCTGGGGGGGAGATCCGTTGACTCACTGGGGGACGCCGTTCTGGGAGCAGCCATTGGCAGACGGTCTACTGATGCAAGAACGCGCCATTCGTACACATTTGATCACCAGTCACTATGCGGTTCCACTCATGGTCGCACAAAAAAAGGGGCTGATTATCGAGATCACGGACGGAATCGACTATCGGTATCGCGGAAATCTGTACTACAGCTTGGCAAAAATCTCGACGATTCATCTAGCTGCGTCGATGGCAGAGGACCTGCGCCCGCACGGGGTTACCGCGTTGGCTTTAACACCGGGCTTCCTGCGCTCAGAAGCGATGCTCGATCATTTTGGCGTGACAGAAGAGACGTGGAGAGAGGCAGCGAAGCAAGATAAGCACTTCCTCATGTCGGAAACACCGACGTACATCGGTCGAGCGGTGGTTGCGCTGGCTTCGGACCCGGCTGTCGCAGAAAAAACAGGGAAAACGCTCAGTACATGGGGCTTGTCGGACGAGTATCCTTTTACGGATCGAGACGGCAGTCGCCCGCATTGGGGAAATTACGCCGAGGAGCAAGGGTTTTACCGCTAG
- a CDS encoding benzoate/H(+) symporter BenE family transporter: MVSEKPFSTLKKIPADFSLSAVIVGLIATMVSYAGPLLIVFQAAKGAGLSDAVLASWIWAISIGSGLTCMVLSFWFRTPIITAWSTPGAVLLVTSLTVYSFPDAIGAYIFSAVVITLVGVSGVFSVLMKYVPQSITTAMLAGILLSFGVDVFVSMQHLPALALPMIFCYLFAKRWSPRYAVVLTLLVGLVVAFLLGRLQMDTVQMSLVQPVFTMPTFSLDAIIGLGIPLCIVALASQNAPGMSVLKADGYDTPAGPLITTTGIASLLLAPFGSPGINLAAITAAICTGKEAHLDHTKRYIAGIACGGFYLLFGMFGATMASVFAALPKELIAVIAGLALFASLSSSLAQAMSEAKERECALVTFLVTISGISIGGIGAAFWGLIAGVVTHLILNGNVKSWFGKKKNTQPLE, encoded by the coding sequence GTGGTTTCCGAAAAACCTTTCTCGACCTTGAAAAAAATCCCTGCTGACTTCTCTCTATCTGCTGTTATTGTTGGACTCATCGCCACAATGGTCTCCTATGCAGGACCATTGCTGATCGTCTTTCAAGCTGCCAAGGGTGCCGGACTCAGCGATGCAGTCCTCGCCTCTTGGATTTGGGCCATCTCGATTGGGAGCGGCTTGACGTGCATGGTGCTCAGCTTCTGGTTTCGCACCCCGATCATTACGGCTTGGTCGACGCCAGGGGCAGTTCTGTTAGTCACCAGCTTGACGGTATATTCCTTTCCCGACGCCATTGGCGCGTATATTTTTTCAGCCGTGGTCATCACACTCGTTGGTGTTTCCGGCGTATTTTCCGTCTTAATGAAATACGTCCCGCAGTCGATTACGACCGCCATGCTCGCGGGGATTCTTCTGTCATTTGGCGTTGATGTCTTTGTTTCCATGCAGCATCTGCCTGCATTGGCTCTGCCGATGATCTTTTGCTACCTGTTCGCCAAACGCTGGTCGCCACGGTATGCGGTCGTGCTTACGCTTTTGGTCGGCTTGGTTGTCGCCTTTCTTTTGGGGCGTTTGCAAATGGACACTGTCCAGATGTCCCTCGTCCAGCCCGTCTTTACGATGCCGACGTTTTCTCTCGATGCGATCATCGGCTTGGGGATTCCCTTGTGCATCGTCGCGCTTGCCTCTCAGAACGCCCCAGGAATGAGTGTCTTAAAAGCAGACGGGTACGATACACCTGCTGGACCGCTCATAACGACTACTGGCATCGCTTCTCTATTGCTCGCTCCTTTTGGATCACCAGGCATCAATCTCGCGGCGATTACAGCTGCCATTTGCACGGGAAAAGAAGCTCATCTGGATCATACCAAGCGCTACATTGCCGGGATTGCCTGCGGGGGTTTTTACTTACTCTTCGGGATGTTTGGCGCTACGATGGCTTCGGTGTTCGCTGCCTTGCCCAAAGAATTGATTGCTGTCATTGCTGGCTTGGCTCTCTTTGCCTCGCTCAGTTCCAGCCTCGCACAGGCGATGAGCGAAGCGAAGGAACGGGAATGCGCCTTGGTTACGTTTCTCGTTACGATTTCCGGCATCTCCATTGGCGGAATCGGCGCTGCTTTCTGGGGCTTGATTGCGGGGGTGGTCACCCATCTGATTTTGAATGGCAATGTAAAAAGCTGGTTTGGGAAAAAGAAGAATACGCAGCCGTTGGAATAG
- a CDS encoding sigma-54-dependent transcriptional regulator, which yields MERKRVLIVDDETEVTTFFTYFLKRKDCDIVVANSGRDVERLLHSDSTGFHAALVDLKLPDADGLSLLKQIKAVFPACEVLIMTGFSTIKSAVTAMQWGARDYLEKPFDDLDSLEQVIDAVLYSSSKHSDHLSQEAAQYGIVYSSDSPMANVCAIAKKLAKKAIHVLIEGETGTGKELMARFLHGASNRAQQPFVAFNCGAVPESLLESELFGYEKGAFTGALKSRKGLFELAHNGTLFLDEIGEAPPSIQVKLLRTLETGEFMRVGGEQIGQSNIRFISATNRDLEHEVGMNRFRSDLLYRLEGIKLSIPPLRERLQDIPTIAHSYLQKRSGGPCEIDQDAIELLQRYDWPGNVRQLINVLNQTIALHECERLRAEHLPASLQSRTVQVHPPTVPKRIEQMIEHECERFVDTVLRLVNSVDGIDFDYLIKRVKQLEGEIGRAIIEKGLAETNGNRQLLSKKLNITKRTIRYIMNEKA from the coding sequence ATGGAGAGAAAACGGGTTTTGATCGTGGATGATGAAACAGAAGTGACTACCTTTTTCACCTATTTCCTCAAGAGAAAAGACTGCGATATCGTCGTCGCCAATTCTGGCAGGGACGTGGAACGGCTGCTTCATTCGGATTCTACCGGCTTTCACGCTGCACTCGTGGACCTCAAGCTGCCAGATGCCGACGGATTGTCGCTGCTCAAACAGATCAAGGCCGTATTTCCCGCCTGCGAAGTCTTGATCATGACGGGCTTCAGTACAATTAAATCGGCTGTCACAGCGATGCAATGGGGGGCGCGTGATTACTTGGAGAAGCCGTTCGACGATCTGGACAGTCTGGAGCAGGTCATCGACGCGGTGCTCTACTCTTCCAGCAAACACAGCGATCACCTATCCCAAGAAGCCGCCCAATATGGTATCGTGTATTCATCTGACAGTCCGATGGCCAATGTATGCGCAATTGCCAAAAAATTAGCAAAAAAGGCGATCCATGTACTTATTGAAGGCGAAACGGGTACTGGCAAAGAGCTGATGGCCCGTTTTCTCCACGGAGCAAGTAATCGCGCCCAGCAGCCTTTTGTCGCTTTTAACTGCGGGGCCGTGCCGGAATCCTTACTGGAAAGTGAGCTGTTCGGCTATGAAAAAGGCGCTTTTACGGGAGCGCTCAAATCTCGCAAAGGCTTGTTCGAGCTGGCTCATAACGGAACGCTGTTTCTTGACGAGATCGGGGAGGCTCCCCCTTCCATCCAAGTGAAGCTCTTGCGTACGCTAGAGACGGGAGAGTTCATGCGCGTCGGTGGCGAGCAGATCGGTCAGAGCAATATTCGCTTTATTTCTGCTACCAACCGCGATTTGGAGCATGAAGTCGGGATGAATCGTTTCCGCAGTGACCTGTTGTATCGTCTGGAAGGAATCAAGCTGTCGATTCCACCACTTCGCGAACGCCTTCAGGATATCCCCACAATCGCGCACTCCTACTTGCAAAAGCGCAGTGGAGGTCCCTGCGAAATCGATCAGGATGCCATCGAACTCTTGCAGCGCTATGATTGGCCGGGCAACGTCCGCCAACTGATCAACGTACTGAATCAAACCATCGCGTTGCACGAATGCGAAAGACTGCGTGCCGAGCACTTGCCAGCGAGTTTGCAGAGCCGCACGGTACAGGTGCATCCGCCTACTGTCCCCAAACGGATCGAGCAAATGATCGAGCACGAATGTGAGCGCTTTGTCGATACGGTACTCCGCCTTGTCAACTCTGTAGACGGGATCGACTTCGATTATTTGATCAAGCGGGTTAAACAGCTCGAAGGCGAGATCGGGCGAGCGATTATCGAAAAGGGCTTGGCCGAAACGAATGGAAACAGGCAGCTTTTAAGCAAAAAATTAAACATCACCAAACGGACGATTCGCTACATTATGAACGAAAAAGCATAG